The genomic DNA AACAAACCACGCCATCCAGACCCGCTTTTTCCGCACATTTAGCATAATGAATGACACTTGTCTCTAAAGGAACGTTGATTAATTGATCATGGTGCATCTCTTCTTCACTAGTAGAAGTCAACTGGGTTACAGCAATTAACTCAGGAACCTTAGCGCCTGGCTGAGTCCCTTTGATTAGACCTTCCTTAGCTGCTTGCATCATTCGAACGCCCCCTGCTGCATGGACATTGGTAATGGCAACGCCTAATTTTGCTAAATTTGTCATAGCTTTTTCCACAGTATTCGGAATATCATGTAATTTTAAATCCAAGAAAACATCGTGTCCTTGTTCTTTAAGCCAGCGAACAATCGCTGGTCCTTCTGCGTAAAAAAGTTCCATCCCCACTTTAACAAACAAGGCTTCTTCCTTAGGAAATTTTTCTAAAAAAACAGCCACTTCTTTTTGCGTGGGAAAATCTAACGCAATAATTGGTCTATCGTGCATTTTGCTGCCCCTCTCTCACTTCT from Enterococcus faecalis includes the following:
- the pyrF gene encoding orotidine-5'-phosphate decarboxylase, translating into MHDRPIIALDFPTQKEVAVFLEKFPKEEALFVKVGMELFYAEGPAIVRWLKEQGHDVFLDLKLHDIPNTVEKAMTNLAKLGVAITNVHAAGGVRMMQAAKEGLIKGTQPGAKVPELIAVTQLTSTSEEEMHHDQLINVPLETSVIHYAKCAEKAGLDGVVCSALEARGIQEATKQTFICLTPGIRPAGSAVGDQQRVVTPQHAREIGSTYIVVGRPITQAENPYEAYQEIKKDWSGK